From the Lathyrus oleraceus cultivar Zhongwan6 chromosome 4, CAAS_Psat_ZW6_1.0, whole genome shotgun sequence genome, one window contains:
- the LOC127075170 gene encoding phenylacetaldehyde reductase: MMSGKGKVVCVTGGSGFIASWIIKFLLQRGYTVRATVRDPSNAKRVDHLFKLDGAKERLQLFKADLLEQGSFDTAVKGCDGVFHTASPVSCTADNPQAELIDPAVKGTLNVLRSCAKSPSVKRVVLTSSIAAVSISTRPKNPQVIINETWFSDPDFCRELQLWYPLSKTLAEVAAWEFVNENKIDMVVMNPTMVVGPLLQHEVNESVQPLIDIINGKPFPNYVYGWVNVKDVANAHINAYEIASASGRYLLCERVLHCSELAKVLRDLYPTLQISDKCENDEPYKPKYQISKEKAKSLGIEFIPLEISLKEIVECFKGKKIVDF; the protein is encoded by the exons ATGATGAGTGGAAAAGGAAAGGTGGTGTGTGTGACAGGTGGTTCTGGTTTTATTGCTTCATGGATTATTAAGTTTCTCCTCCAACGTGGTTATACTGTGAGAGCGACCGTTCGAGATCCAA GTAATGCTAAAAGGGTGGACCACTTGTTTAAACTTGATGGTGCAAAGGAGAGGTTGCAACTCTTCAAAGCAGATCTGTTGGAACAAGGTTCCTTTGACACTGCTGTCAAGGGATGTGACGGTGTCTTTCATACTGCTTCACCTGTTAGTTGTACCGCAGACAACCCACAG GCTGAGTTGATTGATCCGGCGGTGAAGGGAACTCTTAATGTTCTTAGATCATGTGCGAAATCACCATCTGTGAAACGGGTTGTCTTAACTTCTTCTATTGCTGCAGTTTCAATAAGCACAAGGCCCAAGAATCCACAAGTCATAATTAATGAGACATGGTTTTCAGATCCAGATTTCTGTAGGGAATTACAG TTATGGTACCCACTTTCAAAGACTTTGGCTGAGGTTGCTGCCTGGGAATTTGTAAATGAAAACAAGATTGACATGGTTGTTATGAACCCAACGATGGTTGTTGGTCCTCTCTTACAACATGAGGTTAACGAAAGTGTTCAACCACTTATAGACATAATAAATG GTAAACCTTTCCCAAATTATGTTTATGGATGGGTGAATGTGAAAGATGTTGCCAACGCCCATATTAACGCATATGAGATTGCTTCAGCTAGTGGAAGATATCTTTTGTGTGAAAGAGTCTTACACTGTTCAGAACTTGCTAAGGTTTTACGCGATTTGTATCCAACATTACAAATTTCAGACAA GTGTGAGAATGATGAGCCATACAAGCCAAAATATCAGATTTCCAAGGAAAAGGCTAAGAGTTTGGGAATTGAGTTTATTCCTTTGGAAATCAGTCTCAAGGAAATTGTGGAATGcttcaaagggaaaaagattGTCGACTTTTAA